Below is a window of Saccopteryx bilineata isolate mSacBil1 chromosome 11, mSacBil1_pri_phased_curated, whole genome shotgun sequence DNA.
AGGCTAGGGCTGTAGAAGGGTAGACCTACTGAAGATGAATTAGTATTCCATAATACTTTCAAAGCACTGCAGTATGGAACTGGATACTGCATTCTTTTGTTTCTAGTTTCTATATTGCTACTAAACCAGTAGATTTGGTTATCAGTCCTTACTAGGCTGTATAGCAGGACTGGGGACATGcaattttgttgatattctcTATGCTTTGAATTAATGTTGATTGTAGTTTGGAATTTAAAGTTAGTGATAGACTGTTGATTAAATGTCACAACTACTAAGAATGAGTGAATTCACAGCatgattcttgtttttttctttgtaattgggGTCTATGAGTAATGGTATCaattatttgagatatttttgcCAAGTGCTACTATCCTATTGAATAATTTTTAGACATATTTCTAAGTAGCTTAAACATATCAAGGTTGATTCAGTTTACCTTTTATTACTGTCTTCTTGTATTTCCCTTCCTAATTAGGATCTAACCACCACCATGTCGAGCAAAAGGGCAAAGACCAAGACCACCAAGAAGCGCCCCCAGCGCGCAACATCCAATGTATTTGCCATGTTTGACCAGTCACAGATTCAGGAGTTTAAAGAGGCCTTCAACATGATTGATCAGAACAGAGATGGTTTCATTGACAAGGAAGATTTACATGATATGCTTGCCTCCCTGGGTAATGATTAGttttaatgttaatatattagatagaatttttataatgcctttttatgtttatttcttaagTCTTAAAGCTTAGTGAAACCAATGTAATGATGTTATAGTTTACTAAATAAGTTGCAAAGTCTAGAGCAGTGTCTCCCAAAGTGTGGTCCTTGGACCACCTGCAGATTTATGGCCAGGTCTCATGATTGGGCCAGGGcccaactgtgtgtgtgtgtgtgtgtgtgtgtgtgtgtgtgtgtgtgtgtgtgtgtatttataaacACTGATCTTGATTATGGGAGTGGTATTATTCGTTTTGACATCCCAGTGGAATAGCACACAACTGTACTCTAAGAGTTCATTGAGAAGATGTTTTTCCTGTTTTGCTACCATGAATACAAACAGCAAACTGCATAAATGATGATCTTTCTTGTCAGAATGTTTACTAGGATGAATAGTTGATGCATTTTGTGATGCAGTCAAAATTATGACCCTATTTTTTGTTTAGGAAAAAATCCAACGGATGAGTATCTAGATGCCATGATGAATGAGGCGCCAGGGCCCATAAATTTCACCATGTTCCTCACGATGTTTGGTGAGAAGTTAAATGGCACAGATCCAGAAGATGTCATCAGAAATGCTTTTGCTTGCTTTGATGAAGAAGCAACTGGTAATTaccaaatgatttaatttttagttatggtaactaaaatatataataacttgAAATACAATGACATAATACTCTCAGGTTTATACCATACCTGTTTGTTCACTGTTGTTGTTTTGGACAGGCTTCTCCTCTGACATCACTCATTTCACTGCCTCTGCCCTTAAATATCTGATTTACACTTTAATAGGTATATTTGAAAGTTCATTAGGAAACTTACACTCCACAGGGCTAGGCTCTCAGTAAACAGGTGCTGAATGTATAACTTAGGAGAGTGATCATGGTCAAGTGTAAATTGCTATAGGTCATGATACCAGTACAGTCCTGTTTTTATCAGGTACTTCTCAGTTCTGAGATTGTTTAAATCTGGTGTTGGACTCTCTGGTTTCATATTCCTATCTGCATAATAGCTGTGtgatttgggcaagttactcaaactatctaaatttctgttttcttatttgtaaaatggacaAGAATATTACTTACTTCCTAgggttgtgagggttaaatgaggaaATGAGATAATAGCATATTGCCTGGCATAGAGTTAactcaaaaaaaacccccaaaattaaCTACAGAAATGCCTGATTCTTTGACAGAATGGTATATCAGAGAAAAGATACAGGGCACTTTATAAGGCAAGTTTTTTGAGAAGGAAGGTATGCCTTTTGGTTATACATTCCTTTACTAAGTAGGCTAAGCATTGTCTGGTAATGGAAGGATTCTCTCTCCAGTTTGACTTTCAAGGTTCCCTGCGATATGGCCTCTTTTAGGTCTCAACTCTTGTATCATCTGTGTAACCTCCTTCCAGGTTTCCCTGTGTACTGTTCTAACTTACCTCCACCatttctgcctctgccttcctcatcataccaccttctccttcctcttgaacttgaGTCTCTTAACATTATTTTCTTGAACAGCAGAGGAgactgacttttttttcctcctaaagaCACCTGTGTATtggttgaatatttttattatgagtagctgttagtttttgtgtgtgtgtggtttttttacttattattaagctagagaaggggaggcagacagactcctgcatgtgtcccgaccaggatacacctggcaagcccactagggggtgacattctgcctatctgaggcattgctctgttactgagcaactgagctcttcttagcacctgaggcagaggccatggagtcatcctcagcgcctgggactaacttgctccaatcgagccatggctgtaggaagggaagagagagagagaagaaagagggggagcggtggagaagcagatgggtgcttcttctgtgtaccctgaccgggaattaaacccaggacatccagacgccttgctgacactctactactgaaccaaccggccaaggccatgttagttttttttaatggagggTAATAAAACTATGAAAGAGTGAAAAATCATATCCATTCTTTAAACTTCTTttgtcatattcttttttttttaatttttattaattttaatggggtgacatcaataaatcagggtacacacattcaaagaaaacatgtccaggctatcCTGTGGTTCAactctgctgcatacccatcacccaaagagagattgttctccgtcaccttctatctagctttctttgtacccctccccccccctctccttcgttccctcccccgccccccgtaaccaccacactcttgtccatgtctcttagtctcgtttttatgtcccaccaatgtatggaatcctgcagttcttgtttttttctgatttacttatttcactccgtataatgttatcaagatcccaccattttcttgtATAATTGTCATATTCTTTATAGAGCCTGGTCTGcattttcatactattttctaCTGCCCCTAGGAAAACTTAAAGTCTCTCCCTTATTTCCAACTCCAAACCATTTTATTTATCGCTCTCCTGGTACACACTGTGTCTGACCTTCTAATTGAGTTGTGTACTTATTCCCTATCATCACAGTCTTTCCTTGCTTCCACGGTAATGGCTGTGTCTTCAGTGGCATTATATTTTCATCTTTGTAATGCCTTCTAGCACCTACCTCAGTCTTCTGCATAGtcaataattagtttatgtgataGTTGAATGATTTGGCTGTAGATAATGATTTATTTCTGTAAGCCAAAAGTCTAAGATTTAGGGggcacatttctttaaaaatctaggGTCAGATTAGAAAAAACCCCACAGATCAAGAGTTTCTTATTCATGCTACTTTAAGGAACTATGAGGCTTAGATTCCTTAAGCATACTTTATTGTGGCATAGGGTTAGCACCTTTTATCAAGAGATCAGGGGATGGGTGTGGGGGAAGGTTGATAGAGCAGAGTGGGTTAATACTTCTAAGCAACTAGACATTTTCTAGACAACTGCTGAGGCTGACTTAAGTAAGCATGTGGAGACCCCATAAtttatgtatttgtatatttctAGTTCTTAACATATAGAGCATGCTTAGTCAGGTGTAGATGCTGCTTGTAATTAATCCTCAGAGTGGTATGTATTCTGAACCCCAGTTCTTTATGTTTTAGGCACCATTCAGGAAGATTACCTGAGAGAGCTACTGACAACAATGGGAGATCGGTTTACAGACGAGGAAGTGGATGAGCTGTACAGAGAAGCACCTATTGACAAAAAGGGAAATTTCAATTACATTGAGTTCACGCGCATCCTTAAACATGGAGCAAAAGACAAAGATGACTGAAAAGAACTCCAAATTCCAGCCAAATGTTCCTTGTTGCCACTTTGGGTATTTCTGAGACTTTCTCTTAGAGCCTGTAGCATGCCCTAGCTTTACAGCTTTTGCCTTTCTTGTGGTATTTATTCTCAGCCATTTTGGGCATATGCATCTCTATAATCAGACTGGAAATGGGactttttgtcattttcaaagtataaaatagAGTAATTTAACTTaccagcctccctcccccaatAGCTGCAATCTATACAGAGTCTtatattttttcagagaaagTTATTTACTCAATTTTTTCTGAATCATAATTAAACTTTATGATAAAAACTTGTTTAAAGTttctttattggccctggccagttggctcagtggtagaacattggcccagcatgtgagtcctgggttcaattcctggtcaggacacacaggaaaagtgaccacctacttcactcctcccccttctctctctttctctctccctcccgcaccccccttgcagccatggcttgattggtcgaccaagttgagcaagttggccccaggcactgaggctggctgggtaaactcacctcaggcactaaaatagcttggttgccaagcaatggcccaagatgggcagagcattattaCCCAGTAGgggtgcttgccaggtggatcccagtcaggttgcatgtgggagtctgtctctctgcctctcaattaaaaataataataataacataaataaaaacttctttatttaccaaaattggtttttattagttttagttgCATCTTCCGAAGAAAGGTAGATGAAGCAAATCTTAGAAAATGTAGCTGTTAAACCTTTCCCTTACTCCTCGTTTTCCTAAAAATCTTATCTCCTCTGCTATTCATCTTTCCCCTCTCAAATAACAGTTTTAACTGCCTTAATTATGGTTCCTGTACTTTGtcttccaattttaaaaagaatttcctgTACAGTTTGCATATATATGACAGCTTTGGTAGCTTTAAATTCTTAAGTTTAACATACCCGCCAACATCCCTTCTTGTCTTAAGCTTTTGTAtatcttgtcatttaaaattAGGCCACTGAGTTTAATTTAATTTgccctcctttttaaaaactattttagacACAGAAGGTTCTGTGGAATGCTTCTACCAAAAAGAGAGtttttttgtgttgtatttcaaAGTGTTGgagatacattattttttattatataaagtttttctttaacaCAATAATCCCAATTGGAATACCATGTTTGTTTATGCAGAGATTCACCATGAGTCCATGTATGAATTCTGGACATTCCTGACTTGCTGCTCACAAACAAAACAGCTGAAGTTAAGTGCCCGGGAAAGTGAGATCATTATTTCAATCTTCAGAATAACTTCTGCTAGCCAGAAATATAGGACTATTTCAGTGTTAATCAGGAAGTGGTTGacaattttatttgctttgtaCTTCAAAAATCTGAAAGATTAGTGAGTTTAAAAGTTGGAACattggtggcgcaatggatcaaatgtcgacctggaatgctgaggttgctggttcaaaaccctgggcttgccttgcaCTTaagggagttgttgcttcctgttcctccctgcttctctctttctctctctctccaaaatgaatttaaaaaaaaaagttggaacaTTGGAGGGAAAGTTCACTGAAAATTGTTGACAATTAGCCTGTAAAGATGAGTAATTGACAATTACTCTAATAACATTTTATGCTACTTATTAAGCAGACTATCCTTGGACACAATCTTTACCTCAATTACTGATGCCTTCCATGTGAGCTAGATCTTTTAATCTTGTGAGGCCAGCTTTATAGCAATCAAAGGACCAGGACTAAAGCTGCTCTTGCCTGTTTCAAGTTTAGAATCTTAGAATCTGCTTTAACTCCTGAATTTCATTCAGTGATTTAAGCAAAGTACTTTTTTCAGACTATAGCCAGGCTGCTAAAATCTTGTTGAACTAAATTTCcatttcaactgaaaaaaagatcACTTCTGCTTAACAGATTTGTAGTGAAGAACAAATAACATTGTTTTCAGTTAGGGAAAAAAGTAGTCTCGTTTACTTAAAATGATCTCTGGCagtatttccatttccatttcaaaTAACTGCTCAAAAGAACCAGCTCCCATTAGGAGCGGTGTAGTCTCCCCTGAATGAAATAAGTCGCCTAATTTAGTAATAGCCTCTTTGTAGTAAGTGGACTTTGCTTAAGCAAAGATGACTGCTAATAAAAACCTAAAGCATCTCCAACACTGGATTTGAATGAAAAACCAGTCTTTGTGATGGAAATCGTACTTGAAACAAACCGCTTCAAAAGTTCTGAGAAATCAACCTAATAGGTATGCACCTTCTAATGACCATATTGTCATTTGAACTCCAGGTCCCAAATTTTACTTGATCAAGGAGCCTACAACTTGAGAGCAGGAATTGATGAATGCTACTGGGAAAAAGGAGATAAAAGCAAAttctgaaaaggaaaagcaaCAATTTTCTACAAAGGAGAGAAAGGACAGCAAAAGGTATAACGCCCAGACTTAGGGAAGTGCATCAAGGTgtaagaatcaaacaagacagtAAAAGGGCTTGGAGAATAGGTAGACCCATAAAATAGTATTATGGAAACCATAAATTAAAAATGCAGTTCCTCAGTTATATTAAACACATCTGAGAAAGATATGGCGTAAATAACCATTTCCCAAGTGCTAGATATTTAGATGCACAGctttttgttaatattatttttcttttatttggagagaaaaatacacattggaattattttgaagttttatgTAGTAGAACTTGCTGTGGTAATGGAAATGCTCTCTGTGTTGTCCATTAAGGATACTAGCCATATGTGGCTATTGGGTGTTCAAAATGTGTCTAATataacaggaactgcatttttaatttgttgatttgagagagagagagagagagagagaggggaagggaaacagaCATCAAttagttctacttatttatgcatttattggttgactcctgtatgtgtcctgacctggggtTCAAATCCACaattttggcatatcaggatgatgatATAACATAGATATTGAGCCAGGGCTCAAATGTTTAATTTAAGCAGCCACatgtgaagcctgaccaggtggtgatacagtggatagtgatggactgggactcagaggacccaggttcgaaacccccaggtcactggctcggctgtaccctgtggtcaa
It encodes the following:
- the LOC136315401 gene encoding myosin regulatory light polypeptide 9 isoform X2 codes for the protein MSSKRAKTKTTKKRPQRATSNVFAMFDQSQIQEFKEAFNMIDQNRDGFIDKEDLHDMLASLGKNPTDEYLDAMMNEAPGPINFTMFLTMFGEKLNGTDPEDVIRNAFACFDEEATGTIQEDYLRELLTTMGDRFTDEEVDELYREAPIDKKGNFNYIEFTRILKHGAKDKDD
- the LOC136315401 gene encoding myosin regulatory light polypeptide 9 isoform X1, which gives rise to MDLTTTMSSKRAKTKTTKKRPQRATSNVFAMFDQSQIQEFKEAFNMIDQNRDGFIDKEDLHDMLASLGKNPTDEYLDAMMNEAPGPINFTMFLTMFGEKLNGTDPEDVIRNAFACFDEEATGTIQEDYLRELLTTMGDRFTDEEVDELYREAPIDKKGNFNYIEFTRILKHGAKDKDD